The genomic interval CGGATGTGTCACGGGCCATGCAAGCTTCCTCGTTCTCAACACAAACAGATAGAGCGTTTTCGCATTTCAGCGAATGGAGCAACCGCCCTCGTCTTCAGGGCCTGAGCCCGCGCAATCCGCTCTTGAACCGGATCGCCGGGGCAATCAAGTCAATTTCTTTGATTGATGATGAAACGCGCGAAAACCGCATCAGGTCCGCGATCGGACCGGCGTCAGCGCCAGTCGCCGATCGTCGCCTGGATCACGGCAAGGGCGGCCACCGCCGCGGTATCCGCGCGCAGGATCCGCGGCCCGAGCGGAATGGCCGTGACGAAGGACAGACCACGCAAAAGTGAACGCTCCTCGTCCGAAAACCCACCTTCCGGGCCAACGATCAGCGCCAGCCGCGCGGCCTCCACCGTTTCAAGCGCTGCAAGCGGGTTCTGCGTTTCCGCTCCCTCGTCGCAGAAGATCAGTTGCCGGCCGGGCTCCCAGTTTTCGAGAAGCTCTTCGAGCCGGGCGGGTTCACGCAGTTCCGGCACGCTCAGCACGCCGCATTGCTCCGCCGCCTCGATGATGTTGGCGGCAAGGCGCTCGGATTTGGCCGGCTTGCCCTGCACATGGCGGGTCATCACCGGCTGGATGATGCCGGCGCCCATCTCCACCGCCTTCTGCACCATATAGTCCATCCGCCCGGTCTTGAGCGGCGCGAACAGGTAATGGAGGTCGGCGGCAGCCGGCTGTGGGCGGGTCTGTTCAACGGCGGTAAGCGTGATCTTCTTGCGCGTCGGGAAGGTAAGCCGCATCAGCCATTCGCCATCCCTGCCGTTGAAGGCCAGGAGTTCGGTCCCCTCCGCGGCCCGCAGCACGTGGGCCAGGTAATGAAACTGATTCTTGTCGGCCTCGATCTCGGCATTGGGCCCGAGATCGGCTTCGACAAACAGGCGTTGCAGGCGGTAGTTCGCGCGCATGGCAGGCTCGCATGGATATGACGCGTCGCCGCGGCTACGCGTTGAAAAGGTGCTGGCGCTTTTCTTGCATAAGCCGGCAGGCAGATGCAACTAGCCGCCCAGACGACCGGCGAAATCGATCAGCAGCGATTTCAACTCGCTCTCATCCACCATTTCGGCGGCCTCTTCGGGACTTGCCCATTTGCGCACGCGTTCATCGCGCTCCGGAAAACGCGCCTTCGCCTTGCGCACCAGAAGCGGAAATATCTCGACAACGCAGGTGACGGATGTGCCGTCACCGAGACGCTTGAGATAGCGGAAATTACCGACCGGCGTGTCGGAAACCTTGCCCTTGATGCCCGCTTCCTCGAAAGCCTCCTGCTCGGCCACCTCGTGCGGCGCCTTGTTGGCCATCGGCCAGCCCTTCGGCGTCACCCAGCGCCCGGTGTCGCGGCTGGTGATCAGCAGGACTTCGATGGTCTTCTTTTTCTTGGTTTTGGCCAGCCGGTAGCACAGCGCCGCATATTGCTGGCGGGCTTCATCGATTTCATCTGCCAAGTTTTCACTTGATGGCATGACGTTCCTTCCGGCGAATCAGGACCAATACGATCGGGATCGTGTGTTTTAACACACGATTGCAGACCGTTTCTTACGGATGCGTGAAGCTTTTGTGAATTTTGATTGCACACGCGCGCAACAGATAGAATCGTCCTCCGGGTGACATCTGTCAAGTCCGATACCCTTCTCCGGAACTTTAGCGTCGCCGCCGCCGTTGACATGTCGAAATGCCGGATCGGCCAATATTGAGAGGACACATCATGCTTGAATGGATTCTGATACTGTTGATCATCGCGGCTGTTGCCAGCCTGTTGGGTTTTCGCGGCGTTGCGGGCCTTTCCGCAGGCATTGCCCGCATTCTGATCTTCATCGTCCTCGTGGTCATTCTGATTTCGCTGATCACCGGCGTGTTGATCATCGCCTGACCGATTGTCACAGCACGGCCCTGTCCCAATAGGGGGACGGGCCGTAGAGCCCGGCCATGAAGTCGATGAACAGCCGCACCTTGGCCGGCAGAAAATTCCTGGAGGCATAGACCGCGAAAAGCCCGACATTGTCCGGGCTTTTATAGTCCGGCAGCACCTGGACGAGTTCGCCCGCCGCCAGTTCCGGCCCGATATCCCAGGTCGACCTCAGCGCGATGCCCATGCCAGCCAGCACAGCCTCGCGGATAACCTCGCTGGAATTCGTCACCAGCCGCCCGACAGGGCGGAACGACACCGGCCCCTCCGGACCTTCAAGACGCCAGTATTCGCCATTATGCGCCGGCAGGCAGACATGATCTTCCAGCGCCTCCAGGCTTTGGGGAGCGCCGAAGCGCTCGACATACTGGCGCGAGGCGCAGAGCACGCGGCGGACCGGGGCAAGCTTGCGGGCAACCAGCGTGGAATCCGAAAGCTCCCCGATCCTCACCGCAAGGTCAAAGCCATCGGCGACGATATCAACGAAGGCATCGCTGAGAATAAGCTCGATTTCCAGCCCCTCATGGGCATTCATGAAGTTCGCCAGATGCGGCGCGATATGCATCCGCCCGAACGAAGTCGGCGCCGAAATCCTGAGCCGGCCCCGAACTTTGGACGTATGGCCTTCGACGAAGGCCTCGGCCTCCTCGATACCGGCCAGCACGGGCAGCAGGCGCTCGTAGAACCCGCGTCCGGTCTCCGTCAGGGTGATCATCCGCGTCGTGCGCTGCAGAAGGCGCACCCCGAGTTGCTCTTCCAGACGTCGAATGCTTTTCGACACCACAGCCGGCGAAAGCCTCAGCGTCCTGCCCGCATCGCTCATGCTGCCGGTCGCGGCCACCTCCGCGAACACTTCCAGATCCTGCAGATTTTTCATAATCACCGCGATTGTTGCCGTTGTGGAATAAGTATTAGCATTTGTCTCGCAGTGAGGCCAATGTTAGAGAATGAGTTGCAGCCGTGATGCTGCGATTATCCCGTTTTGCGTGGCGTCCGGAAGCAAGCCCGGGCGCGATCTGGAGGTCCGCTTTGACAGGCACAATCGCGTTTCGCGAACCCGATGCCGGCATTCTGGCGCGGCGCGAGACAATCATCGAGGAATTGCAGGCGCTGCTGCCTGAAGACGCGCTGGTGCACGAGGCGCGCGAACTGGTGCCGTTCGAGACCGATGCGTTTCTCGCCTATCATCGGGTGCCGCTGGCGGTCTGCCTGCCGGAGACCACCGAGGATGTCGCCAAGGTGCTGCGCTACTGCCATGAGAACGGCATTCCCGTTGTACCGCGCGGGGCCGGAACCTCGCTTGCCGGCGGCGCGATCGGCCAGGAGGATGCGATCATTCTCGGCCTGTCGCGGATGAACCGGATTCTCGACATCGACCTGCCAAACCGGGCCGCGGTGGTGCAGGCCGGCGTCACCAATATCGCGATCTCGGAAGCCGTCGCGCCGGAAGGCTTTTTCTACGCGCCGGACCCGAGTTCCCAGCTTGCCTGCACGATCGGCGGCAATATCGGCATGAATTCCGGCGGCGCGCATTGTCTGAAATACGGCGTCACCACCAACAACTTGCTCGGCGTCAAGCTGGTGCTGGTCGACGGCACGATCATCGACCTCGGCGGCAAGATGTTGGACTCGGGCAGCCTCGATCTTTTGGCGCTGGTCTGCGGCTCGGAGGGCCAGCTCGGCATCATCACCGAGGCCACCGTGCGGCTGCTGGCCAAGCCCGAGGGCGCGCGGCCCGTGCTGTTCGGCTTCCCCTCCTCCGAAAGCGCCGGCGCCTGCGTGACCGATATCATCGCCGCCGGCATCATTCCGGTCGCGATCGAATTCATGGACAAGCCGGCGATCGAGATCTGCGAGGCCTTCGCCCATGCCGGCTATCCGCTGGATGCCGCCGCCCTTCTGATCATCGAGGTCGAGGGTTCCGAGGAAGAGATGGAGGCGATGCTCGGCCGGATCGTGACGATCGCCGAGAGCCACGGCGTGATGGCCGTGCGCCGCTGCCAGTCGGCCACGGAGGCCGCGCTGATCTGGAAGGGGCGCAAATCCGCCTTCGGCGCGACCGGGCGGATCGCCGACTATATCTGCATGGACGGCACTGTGCCGCTCAGCCAGCTTTCCTACGTGCTGCGGAAGACCAGCGAGATCACCGACCGCTACGGCCTGCGCGTCGCCAATGTGTTTCATGCCGGCGACGGCAACATGCACCCGCTGATCCTCTACAACATCAACGATCCGGAGGACGCCGCGCGCGCCGAGGAGGCCGGGGCGGAAATCCTGAAGCTTTGCGTGGAAGCCGGCGGCTGCCTGACCGGCGAGCACGGCGTCGGCATCGAGAAACGCGACCTCATGCGCCACCAGTATGGCGAGGCCGACCTTCGCCAGCAGATGGCGGTGCGCGCCGCATTCGATCCCGCATGGTCGCTGAACCCCTCCAAGGTGTTTCCGCTGGAGGGACGCAATGACTGAGCTTCTGACGCCCGAAACCGAGGCCGAGGCGGCCGCGATCATCGCCCGCCATCACGACAGCGGCGCGCCGCTGCGGCTGTGCGGCGGCGACACCCGCTCCGGCTTCGGCAACCCGGTCGAAGCGGAGGTGACGCTGAGTTCGCGCGCGCTCTCCGGCATCGTGGCCTATGAGCCATCCGAAATGGTGATGACAGCGAAGGCCGGCACGCCGGTTGCCGAAATCGAGGCGGCGCTGGCCGAAAACGGCCAGTTCCTCGCCTTCGAGCCCATGGATCATCGCGGCATGATAGGAACCGAGGGCACGCCCACGATCGGCGGCGTGTTCGCGGCCAATGTCTCGGGGCCGCGCCGGTTCGCGCTGGCGGGGGCCGCCCGCGACCACCTTCTCGGCGCCCGCTTCGTCAATGGCCGCGGCGAGGCGATCCGCGCCGGCGGGCGGGTGATGAAGAATGTCACCGGCCTTGATCTCTCACGGCTGATCGCCGGCTCGCACGGCACGCTCGGCTTCCTGACCGAAGTGACGTTCAAGGTTCTCCCCGCGCCCAAATCCGCCGCCACGCTGATTGTCACGGACCTCACCGAAGAAGATGCCGTGAAGCTGATGGCCGCTGCGATGGCGCTGCCGCTCGAAGTCTCGGGCGCGAGCCACCTGCCCTATAGCGTGCGATCCGCATTTCTGAACGACGGAATCAATGGCGACAGCGCCACCTGCCTGCGACTGGAAGGACTGCCGGAATCGGTTTCGGCCCGCCTCGACAAGCTTGCGGCCTATGCCGAGCCTTTCGGCCCCCTCACCCGGCTCGGCGATGCGGACACGCGCGAATTGTGGCGCGAAATCCGCGATGTCGCGCCCTATCAGGACCGCTCGCTCCGCCCGCTCTGGCGCGTCAGCGTCACGCCGTCCGAAGCGGCGGCGCTGGTCGGCGCGATGCGGCTGGAGGCGGCGGTGGACGCGTTCTACGACTGGCAGGGCGGGCTCGTGTGGATGCGGATGGATGGCGCGCCCGAGGCCGATATCCTGCGCGCGCTGCTGAAGAAGCACGGCGGCGGGCATGCCACGCTGATGCGCGTCGATCCGGCCGCACGCAAGCTGACGCCCGCCTTCGAGCCGCAACCGGCGGCGGTCGCGGCGCTTGACGCCCGCATCCGCGCGAAACTCGACCCCAGGGGCATTTTCAATCCCGGCAAGATGGCACAACAGGAGATGGCAGCATGAGCGACCCGCACTATGACGCGCCCAAGCGTTTCGGCGACGGCTGGATGGACCCGAGCAAGAACAACGTCATTCTCATCTATATTCTCTACCTGGTCGGCTGCGTGATTTTCGTCGCCGGCGTGATCGGTCTGATTGCGGCCTATCTGAACCGCGACAAGGCGGAAGACTGGCTCAAGACGCATTACACCTGGGCGATCCGCACCTTCTGGATCGCGCTGCTGTTTTCGGCGATTTCGTTTGTGCTGACCTTTGTGCTCATCGGCGTGCTCGGCTTTGTGGCCACCGGCGTCTGGGTGATCGCGCGCGTGATCGTCGGCCTGCAGAAGGTGAACCGCAACGAGCCGATCGCGAACCCGCAAAGCTGGCTGATCTGATCGATGCAAACCAGTTTCTCATCCGCCCAGCTTGCCGATCCGAAGGTCGCGGAGGCCGAATCGATCCTGCGCAAATGCGTGCATTGCGGCTTCTGCACCGCCACCTGTCCAACCTATGTCACGCTCGGCAACGAGCTCGACAGTCCACGCGGGCGCATCTACCTGATCAAGGACATGCTGGAAAACGATCGGCCGGCGGACAGGGAAACCGTCACCCATATCGACCGCTGTCTCTCCTGCCTGTCCTGCGTGACCACCTGCCCCTCGGGCGTCGATTACATGCATCTGGTCGATCATGCGCGGGTGCATATCGAAAAGACCTACAAGCGCCCGCCGATCAACCGGTTTACCCGCGCTGTGCTGGCAGCCGTGCTGCCCTATCCCGGGCGGTTTCGGGCCGCGCTCCGGCTCGCGCGTCTCGGCCGTCCGTTCGCCGGGCTTTTCTCCGGGCGTGAGGCGCTGAAGCCGTTCGAGGCGATGCTGAAGCTTGCGCCGAAACGGTTGCCCGCTCCCTCGGCGATTTCCAAACCCGCGTCGCACGCGCCCGAGACTGACAAGCGCGGCCGCGTGGCACTGCTGACGGGCTGCGCCCAGTCCGTCCTCGATCCCGGCATCAACGAGGC from Martelella mediterranea DSM 17316 carries:
- a CDS encoding 16S rRNA (uracil(1498)-N(3))-methyltransferase; the encoded protein is MRANYRLQRLFVEADLGPNAEIEADKNQFHYLAHVLRAAEGTELLAFNGRDGEWLMRLTFPTRKKITLTAVEQTRPQPAAADLHYLFAPLKTGRMDYMVQKAVEMGAGIIQPVMTRHVQGKPAKSERLAANIIEAAEQCGVLSVPELREPARLEELLENWEPGRQLIFCDEGAETQNPLAALETVEAARLALIVGPEGGFSDEERSLLRGLSFVTAIPLGPRILRADTAAVAALAVIQATIGDWR
- a CDS encoding NUDIX hydrolase, encoding MADEIDEARQQYAALCYRLAKTKKKKTIEVLLITSRDTGRWVTPKGWPMANKAPHEVAEQEAFEEAGIKGKVSDTPVGNFRYLKRLGDGTSVTCVVEIFPLLVRKAKARFPERDERVRKWASPEEAAEMVDESELKSLLIDFAGRLGG
- a CDS encoding DUF1328 family protein; its protein translation is MLEWILILLIIAAVASLLGFRGVAGLSAGIARILIFIVLVVILISLITGVLIIA
- a CDS encoding LysR family transcriptional regulator; its protein translation is MKNLQDLEVFAEVAATGSMSDAGRTLRLSPAVVSKSIRRLEEQLGVRLLQRTTRMITLTETGRGFYERLLPVLAGIEEAEAFVEGHTSKVRGRLRISAPTSFGRMHIAPHLANFMNAHEGLEIELILSDAFVDIVADGFDLAVRIGELSDSTLVARKLAPVRRVLCASRQYVERFGAPQSLEALEDHVCLPAHNGEYWRLEGPEGPVSFRPVGRLVTNSSEVIREAVLAGMGIALRSTWDIGPELAAGELVQVLPDYKSPDNVGLFAVYASRNFLPAKVRLFIDFMAGLYGPSPYWDRAVL
- a CDS encoding FAD-linked oxidase C-terminal domain-containing protein; translated protein: MTGTIAFREPDAGILARRETIIEELQALLPEDALVHEARELVPFETDAFLAYHRVPLAVCLPETTEDVAKVLRYCHENGIPVVPRGAGTSLAGGAIGQEDAIILGLSRMNRILDIDLPNRAAVVQAGVTNIAISEAVAPEGFFYAPDPSSQLACTIGGNIGMNSGGAHCLKYGVTTNNLLGVKLVLVDGTIIDLGGKMLDSGSLDLLALVCGSEGQLGIITEATVRLLAKPEGARPVLFGFPSSESAGACVTDIIAAGIIPVAIEFMDKPAIEICEAFAHAGYPLDAAALLIIEVEGSEEEMEAMLGRIVTIAESHGVMAVRRCQSATEAALIWKGRKSAFGATGRIADYICMDGTVPLSQLSYVLRKTSEITDRYGLRVANVFHAGDGNMHPLILYNINDPEDAARAEEAGAEILKLCVEAGGCLTGEHGVGIEKRDLMRHQYGEADLRQQMAVRAAFDPAWSLNPSKVFPLEGRND
- the glcE gene encoding glycolate oxidase subunit GlcE, translated to MTELLTPETEAEAAAIIARHHDSGAPLRLCGGDTRSGFGNPVEAEVTLSSRALSGIVAYEPSEMVMTAKAGTPVAEIEAALAENGQFLAFEPMDHRGMIGTEGTPTIGGVFAANVSGPRRFALAGAARDHLLGARFVNGRGEAIRAGGRVMKNVTGLDLSRLIAGSHGTLGFLTEVTFKVLPAPKSAATLIVTDLTEEDAVKLMAAAMALPLEVSGASHLPYSVRSAFLNDGINGDSATCLRLEGLPESVSARLDKLAAYAEPFGPLTRLGDADTRELWREIRDVAPYQDRSLRPLWRVSVTPSEAAALVGAMRLEAAVDAFYDWQGGLVWMRMDGAPEADILRALLKKHGGGHATLMRVDPAARKLTPAFEPQPAAVAALDARIRAKLDPRGIFNPGKMAQQEMAA
- a CDS encoding DUF4870 family protein — its product is MSDPHYDAPKRFGDGWMDPSKNNVILIYILYLVGCVIFVAGVIGLIAAYLNRDKAEDWLKTHYTWAIRTFWIALLFSAISFVLTFVLIGVLGFVATGVWVIARVIVGLQKVNRNEPIANPQSWLI